A single Phragmites australis chromosome 4, lpPhrAust1.1, whole genome shotgun sequence DNA region contains:
- the LOC133915722 gene encoding uncharacterized protein LOC133915722 isoform X1 codes for MGAAWFNLTSSKMSANVGESTSAGSSGDAAGGNFDCNICFELPQEPIVTLCGHLFCWSCLYRWLHVHAHSPECPVCKALVEEDKLVPLYGRGKDRVDPRSKNMPEADIPHRPTGQRPATAPQADANNNFANANANPWFMGTGVPLANARWGNYAFSAAFGGLFPMLSFQVHGFSDAAAYAQPAGFHYGYDQGHGFHGGHMGHAHGIHQQAPPRQQQQADIYLKALLFMVGILVIASLLAF; via the exons ATGGGCGCGG CTTGGTTCAATCTGACGAGCAGCAAGATGTCAGCTAATGTTGGTGAATCAACGAGCGCTGGCAGCAGTGGCGACGCAGCTGGGGGGAACTTTGATTGCAACATATGCTTTGAGCTGCCTCAAGAGCCAATAGTGACTCTTTGTGGCCACCTCTTCTGCTGGTCATGCCTTTACCGGTGGCTGCACGTCCATGCACACTCACCAGAGTGCCCAGTGTGCAAGGCCCTTGTCGAAGAGGACAAGCTTGTTCCGCTTTATGGACGTGGCAAGGACCGTGTCGACCCAAGATCAAAGAACATGCCTGAGGCTGACATTCCTCACCGTCCGACTGGCCAGAGGCCTGCCACAGCCCCACAGGCTGATGCTAACAACAATTTCGCTAATGCCAATGCAAATCCATGGTTCATGGGCACGGGAGTCCCTTTGGCGAATGCACGGTGGGGGAATTATGCATTCTCCGCTGCTTTCGGGGGCCTGTTCCCTATGCTTAGCTTCCAAGTCCATGGATTTTCAGATGCCGCTGCTTATGCGCAGCCTGCTGGGTTTCACTATGGGTATGACCAGGGGCATGGATTCCATGGTGGGCATATGGGGCACGCCCATGGCATCCACCAACAAGCACCACCTAGGCAACAGCAGCAGGCAGACATCTACCTGAAGGCCCTGCTGTTCATGGTTGGAATTCTAGTTATTGCAAGCCTCCTTGCATTTTAA
- the LOC133915722 gene encoding uncharacterized protein LOC133915722 isoform X2: MSANVGESTSAGSSGDAAGGNFDCNICFELPQEPIVTLCGHLFCWSCLYRWLHVHAHSPECPVCKALVEEDKLVPLYGRGKDRVDPRSKNMPEADIPHRPTGQRPATAPQADANNNFANANANPWFMGTGVPLANARWGNYAFSAAFGGLFPMLSFQVHGFSDAAAYAQPAGFHYGYDQGHGFHGGHMGHAHGIHQQAPPRQQQQADIYLKALLFMVGILVIASLLAF; encoded by the coding sequence ATGTCAGCTAATGTTGGTGAATCAACGAGCGCTGGCAGCAGTGGCGACGCAGCTGGGGGGAACTTTGATTGCAACATATGCTTTGAGCTGCCTCAAGAGCCAATAGTGACTCTTTGTGGCCACCTCTTCTGCTGGTCATGCCTTTACCGGTGGCTGCACGTCCATGCACACTCACCAGAGTGCCCAGTGTGCAAGGCCCTTGTCGAAGAGGACAAGCTTGTTCCGCTTTATGGACGTGGCAAGGACCGTGTCGACCCAAGATCAAAGAACATGCCTGAGGCTGACATTCCTCACCGTCCGACTGGCCAGAGGCCTGCCACAGCCCCACAGGCTGATGCTAACAACAATTTCGCTAATGCCAATGCAAATCCATGGTTCATGGGCACGGGAGTCCCTTTGGCGAATGCACGGTGGGGGAATTATGCATTCTCCGCTGCTTTCGGGGGCCTGTTCCCTATGCTTAGCTTCCAAGTCCATGGATTTTCAGATGCCGCTGCTTATGCGCAGCCTGCTGGGTTTCACTATGGGTATGACCAGGGGCATGGATTCCATGGTGGGCATATGGGGCACGCCCATGGCATCCACCAACAAGCACCACCTAGGCAACAGCAGCAGGCAGACATCTACCTGAAGGCCCTGCTGTTCATGGTTGGAATTCTAGTTATTGCAAGCCTCCTTGCATTTTAA